acacacacacacacacacacacacacacacataacggACCAAAGACTTTGTTTATTTCTATTTCAACCTTTCTTTTGTAGAccctgtttgtttttttacactaTGTTGTTTTATGAAACAGGGAGAAAATGATGTTCCTATAATTCAACAATAATTGGGCTGTATTCTTAATAATTATAAGTTGTAATATTTTAATATAAAGAACAAGTTGATtaatttattttgttttattttgatgAAGACTGTTTTTTTATACAACCGGCCAATCAGCAGTGTTTGACTTCAGTATTTGAaccttaacccctgacccctaacccttaaccccttaacccctgacccctaatccctgaaccctaacccctgaaccctaacccctgaaccctaacccctgacccttaaccccttaacccctgacccctaacccctgaaccctaacccctgacccctaacccttaacccctaacccctaacccctgaaccctaacccctaacccctgacccctaacccctgaaccctaacccctgacccctaacccttaacccctaacccctgaaccctaacccctgaaccctaacccctaacccctgacccctaacccctgaaccctaacccctgacccctaacccctgaaccCTAACCCCTGAACCCTATCCCCTGAACCCTAACCCCAGGCCCTAACACCAGGCCCTAACCCCAGGCCCTAACCcctgaaccctaacccctaaccccaggcCCTAGCATTATAATGggttaaagttttttttttttaagtgcaaAAGATTATTACGAAAAGAAATTAAACGATATCTACCCCTCTGTACACTTAAAGCCCCGAGGAGAGGCCTTTACAAAACATCATAATGCCTTATAATGCCTATATGAGTGTTAACATTTTACTGCTAGACATCACATCTTATGTCAGCTCCTATGTCAACCTTGTGAATGGTTATGAATGATCATATGATGCTTACGTGACAATTGGGCCATCACCTGTATTCTGATTAGTCTTGTTTCCTGTCTTGTCTATATACTGTATCACAGGGGAAACATTTCCATTGAACAAcatgtattattgttattgtgttataaCTGTTGTCCTAAAGTCTTACACTGAGTTTACTACAGAGCTCTCAATGCATCAAACTATAAccgacccctagaccctacggcCTGAGAtcgacccctagaccctacggcCTGAGAtcgacccctagaccctacggcCTGAGAtcgacccctagaccctacggcCTGAGAtcgacccctagaccctacggcATGAGAccgacccctagaccctacggcCTGAGAccgacccctagaccctacggcCTGAGAccgacccctagaccctacggcATGAGAccgacccctagaccctacggcCTGAGAccgacccctagaccctacggcATGAGAccgacccctagaccctacggcCTGAGAtcgacccctagaccctacggcCTGAGAtcgacccctagaccctacggcCTGAGAtcgacccctagaccctacggcATGAGAccgacccctagaccctacggcCTGAGAtcgacccctagaccctacggcCTGAGAtcgacccctagaccctacggcCTGAGAtcgacccctagaccctacggcCTGAGAtcgacccctagaccctacggcATGAGAccgacccctagaccctacggcCTGAGAccgacccctagaccctacggcCTGAGAccgacccctagaccctacggcCTGAGAccgacccctagaccctacggcCTGAGAccgacccctagaccctacggcATGAGAccgacccctagaccctacggcCTGAGAtcgacccctagaccctacggcCTGAGATCGACCCCTAGACCCTTCGGCATGAGAccgacccctagaccctacggcCTGAGAccgacccctagaccctacggcCTGAGACAGACCCCTAGACCCTACGGTCTATGAtcgacccctagaccctacggcCTGAGAtcgacccctagaccctacggcCTGAGAccgacccctagaccctacggcCTGAGAccgacccctagaccctacgACCTGAGAtcgacccctagaccctacggcCTGAGAccgacccctagaccctacggcCTGAGAtcgacccctagaccctacggcCTGAGAccgacccctagaccctacggcCTGAGAccgacccctagaccctacggcCTATGAccgacccctagaccctacggcCTGAGATCGACCCCTAGAGCCTACGGCCTGAGAccgacccctagaccctacggcATGAGAccgacccctagaccctacggcCTGAGAccgacccctagaccctacggcATGAGAccgacccctagaccctacggcCTGAGAccgacccctagaccctacggcCTGAGAccgacccctagaccctacggcCTGAGAccgacccctagaccctacggcCTATAACCGACCCATAGACCCTACGGCCTGAGAccgacccctagaccctacggcCTGAGACCGACCACTAGACCCTACTtccttgtggagatctgagatgATTTGACAGATGTAAGCAATATGGTAATAGTTAGTTGATTTAGACCCATCCAATcttctcagatctccacaaggacatagggCGAAGGGCATAGGGCATAGGGCAAAGGGCAAAGGACATAGGGCAAAGGGCATAGGGCAAAGGGCATAGGGCAAAGGACATAGGGCGAAGGGCAAAGGGCAAAGGACATAGGGCAAAGGACATAGGGCAAAGGACATAGGGCATAGGGCAAAGGGCAAAGGACATAGGGCAAAGGACATAGGGCAAAGGACATAGGGCATAGGGCGAAGGGCAAAGGACATAGGGCAAAGGACATAGGGCGAAGGGCAAAGGGCAAAGGGTCCTATGGGTCAATTGAAGATTGGGCCTACGAGCTGAACCCAGTAACATGTTTTAAAGCTGCACTTGATCGAGAACACTGTTATTGCTGATACTACAAAACGTGGACCCGCAGGATCCCGAGGTTCTGGGAAAAACCCGCTGGGTTTCAGAAAGATTACATTTGatactttgtgtgtgtttttgttttttgtaaTCGAATGCCATGATACTAAACCACATAGTGTATCAGATCGAAAACACTTGGCACGGAAGTGTTCTCTCTTGTCTTGTTTGATACCCTTTTACATTTTTATAAAAGCATTTCAACaggtttttatgtgtttttgatACTTTTTCAATAAAGTCTTTTTTAAATCATATCTTTGTTCTAGAGGTTTGTGTTGTATGATATCTTAAAGATGGAAACAGTGTGAAGGTGAGCAGTGTGAAGGTGAGCAGAGTGAAGGTGAGCAGTGTGAAGGTGAGCAGAGTGAAGGTGAGCAGAGTGAAGGTGAGCAGAGTGAAGGTGAGCAGAGTGAAGGTGAGCAGTGTGAAGGTGAGCAGAGTGAAGGTGAGCAGTGTGAAGGTGAGCAGAGTGAAGGTGAGCAGTGTGAAGGTGAGCAGAGTGAAGGTGAGCAGAGTGAAGGTGAGCAGTGTGAAGGTGAGCAGTGTGAAGGTGAGCAGTGTGAAGGTGAGCAGAGTGAAGGTGAGCAGAGTGAAGGTGAGCAGTGTGAAGGTGAGCAGTGTGAAGGTGAGCAGAGTGAAGGTGAGCAGTGTGGAGGTGAGCAGTGTGAAGGTGAGCAGAGTGAAGGTGAGCAGAGTGAAGGTGAGCAGTGTGAAGGTGAGCAGTGTGAAGGTGAGCAGAGTGAAGGTGAGCAGAGTGGAGGTGAGCAGTGTGAAGGAGAGCAGTGTGAAGGTGGGCAGTGTGAAGGTGAGCAGAGTGAAGGTGAGCAGTGTGAAGGTGAGCAGAGTGGAGGTGAGCAGAGTGAAGGTGAGCAGTGTGAAGGTGAGCAGAGTGGAGGTGAGCAGAGTGGAGGTGAGCAGAGTGAAGGTGAGCAGAGTGAAGGTGAGCAGAGTGGAGGTGAGCAGAGTGAAGGTGAGCAGCAGTATATTCAGTATTATGTTGCTTGTCCAAcactggttcctctggtctacccagtacagccagtagaggactggtcacccctcagagcctggttcctctggtctacccagtacagccagtagaggactggtcacccctcagagcctggttcctctggtctacccagtacaagccagtagaggactggtcacccctcagagcctggttcctctggtctacccagtacagccagtagaggactggtcacccctcagagcctggttcctctggtctacccagtacagccagtagaggactggtcacccctcagagcctggttcctctggtctacccagtacagccagtagaggactggtcacccctcagagcctggttcctctctaggtttcttcctcagttcctgcctttctagggagtttttcctagccaccttgcTTCTGTAACCATccaggaattaaccctgtaaccacgcaggatttaaccctgtaaccatgcaggaattaaccctgtaaccacgtaggaattaaccctgtaaccacgcaggatttaaccctgtaaccatgcaggaattaaccctgtaaccacgtaggaattaaccctgtaaccacatagGATTTAACCATGTAACCACGAGcgaggaattaaccctgtaaccacgcaggaattaaccctgtaaccatgcaggaattaaccctgtaaccatgcaggaattaaccctgtaaccatgcaggaattaaccctgtaaccacgcaggaattaaccctgtaaccatgcaggaattaaccctgtaaccacaaggaattaaccctgtaaccacgcaggaattaaccctgtaaccacgcaggaattaaccctgtaaccatgcaggaattaaccctgtaaccatgcaggaattaaccctgtaaccacgtaggaattaaccctgtaaccacgcaggagttaaccctgtaaccacgcaggaattaaccctgtaaccttgcaggaattaaccctgtaaccacgcaggaattaaccctgtaaccacgcaggaattaaccctgtaaccacgcaggaattaaccctgtaaccacaaggaattaaccctgtaaccatgcaggaattaaccctgtaaccacgcaggaattaaccctgtaaccacgcaggaattaaccctgtaaccacgcaggaattaaccctgtaaccatgcaggaattaaccctgtaaccacgcaggaattaaccctgtaaccacgcaggaattaaccctgtaaccacaaggaattaaccctgtaaccatgcaggaattaaccctgtaaccatgcaggaattaaccctgtaaccacgtaggaattaaccctgtaaccatgcaggaattaaccctgtaaccatgcaggaattaaccctgtaaccacaaggaattaaccctgtaaccatgcaggaattaaccctgtaaccacaaggaattaaccctgtaaccatgcaggaattaaccctgtaaccacgcaggagttaaccctgtaaccacgcaggaattaaccctgtaaccacgcaggaattaaccctgtaaccacaaggaattaaccctgtaaccacgcaggaattaaccctgtaaccacgaggaattaaccctgtaaccaagcaggaattaaccctgtaaccatgcaggaattaaccctgtaaccatgcaggaattaaccctgtaaccatgcaggaattaaccctgtaaccacgcaggaattaaccctgtaaccacgcaggaattaaccctgtaaccacacaggaattaaccctgtaaccatgcaggaattaaccctgtaaccacgcaggaattaaccctgtaaccatgcaggaattaaccctgtaaccatgcaggaATTAAACCCTGGTAACCAtgcaggaattaaccctgtaaccaacgcaggaattaaccctgtaaccatgcaggaattaaccctgtaaccacgcaggaattaaccctgtaaccatgcaggaATTAACCCCTGTAATCACGCAGGAATTAAcccctgtaaccacgcaggaattaaccctgtaaccacgcaggaattaaccctgtaaccatgcaggaattaaccctgtaaccacgcaggaattaaccctgtaaccacgcaggaattaaccctgtaaccatgcaggaattaaccctgtaatcacgcaggaattaaccctgtaaccatgcaggaattaaccctgtaaccacgcaggaattaaccctgtaaccacgcaggaattaaccctgtaaccacgcaggatTTAACGATATCAAAACTTTCGTTAGCAAAGAATGTAAACAATGGATCGGTCCAGTCAAATGTTTGGTTTGAGAAGCAGCCATTGACTGGGATGAAGTGGAGAATGAAGGAAGTCTTGGAATTGAAACGTTAACTTCTCATCTACAATCATGTTTATGAAGCTCTATCGCTGTAGTATTCAAATATACTTCACTCTGTAGTATTCAAATATACTTCACTCTGTAGTATTCAAATATACTTCACTCTGTAGTATTCAAATATACTTCACTCTTGAGTATTCATTGATATCTGCCATGCCCTTTGtcttcacacacacgcacgcacacacacgcacgcacgcacgcacgcacacacacacacacacacacacacacacacacacacacacacacacacacacacacacacacacacacacacacacacacacacacacctgtgcttCCCACTGGGAAGGATAATGACTTGGAACATTCTCATGTTCTCATGTTACATTTATTTATAtgaatatttatatttatatttttatttatatgaaAATCTTATTTTCTTAGAACacaaacaaaagtatgtggacacctcttcaaattagtggattcggctatttcagccacacccgttgctgacaggtgtataaaatcgaccacacagccatgcaatctccatagacaaacattgtcagtagaatggccccgtactgaagagctcagtgatattcaacgtggcaccgtcataggattccacctttccaacaagttagctcgttaaatttctgccctgctagagatgccccagaactgccgagtgctgaaacaCGTAGCGTGTAaacatcgtctgtcctcggtcgcaacactcactaccgagttccaaactgcgtcTGAAAGCAACGTCATATACAACAACTGTTCGGCCGAGTAGCCGCCAATAAGCGTAAgatcacaatgccaagcgtcggctggagaggTTTAAAGATATAAAGATCACCttgtctgtttctttctctctgcatatCCCTTCTCTCGTTCTACCACTTCTTGCTTTTCGCTTCTCTGAcaattctctctcgctctctcggacacacagagagacacacagagagagagagacacacacacacacgcacacacgcacgcacgcacgcacgcacgcacgcacgcacgcacgcacgcacgcacgcacgcacgcacacacacacacacacacacacacacacacacacacacacacacacacacacacacacacacacacacacacacacacacacacacacacacgctcagtgTACGAGGTGTACTGTATTTTGGGTCTCTAGAGGAGGCCTGTCTTCCTGTGAGGCTGTGTGGACTGGGGGGCTCTGCAGACCAGGGGCTATATTTACCACCTCCACCAGTTCtcacatccccccccccctccagccaTCTGCTCCACACCGGGCCCTTGGAGCTACCACGAAGGACCTTTGAATCTCAGGGGGACACGGATACAGAGACAGAAATACCAGATATGAACTATAAACTCTTGAGGTAATCAAAATACAACAACAGAAACTTTTGTTAAGCTGTGGGGATGGAATCCCTAACCTGGAATCGGTGGAAATAATTTTAACACCAATCTCCCATTGACGTGATTGGCATGATGTTCAATTCCACTTCAGGATTCAGTCCCCACACCTTACCCCAGAGAAGACAGGATTCAGTCCCCACACCTTACCCCAGAGAAGACAGGATTCAGTCCCCACACCTTACCCCAGAGAAGACAGGATTCAGTCCCCACACCTTACCCCAGAGAAGACAGGATTCAGTCCCCACACCTTACCCCAGAGAAGACAGGATTCAGTCCCCACACCTTACCCCAGAGAAGACAGGATTCAGTCCCCACACCTTACCCCAGAGAAGACAGGACTCAGTCCCCACACCTTACCCCAGAGAAGACAGGACTCAGTCCCCACACCTTACCCCAGAGAAGACAGGACTCAGTCCCCACACCTTACCCTAGAGAAGACAGGATTCAGTCCCCACACCTTACCCCAGAGAAGACAGGATTCAGTCCCCACACCTTACCCCAGAGAAGACAGGATTCAGTCCCCACACCTTACCCCAGAGAAGACAGGATTCAGTCCCCCACAACCTTACCCCAGAGAAGACAGGACTCAGTCCCCACACCTTACCCCAGAGAAGACAGGGACTCAGTCCCCACACCATTACCCCAGAGAAGACAGGACTCAGTCCCCACACCTTACCCTAGAGAAGACAGGACTCAGTCCCCACACCTTACCCCAGAGAAGACAGGACTCAGTCCCCACACCTTACCCCAGAGAAGACAGGATTCAGTCCCCACACCTTACCCTAGAGAAGACAGGACTCAGTCCCCACACCTTACCCTAGAGAAGACAGGACTCAGTCCCCACACCTTACCCCAGAGAAGACAGGACTCAGTCCCCACACCTTACCCTAGAGAAGACAGGACTCAGTCCCCACACCTTACCCCAGAGAAGACAGGACTCAGTCCCCACACCTTACCCCAGAGAAGACAGGACTCAGTCCCCACACCTTACCCTAGAGAAGACAGGACTCAGTCCCCACAACCTTACCCCAGAGAAGACAGGACTCAGTCCCCCACACCTTACCCTAGAGAAGACAGGACTCAGTCCCCACACCTTACCCTAGAGAAGACAGGACTCAGTCCCCACACCTTACCCTAGAGAAGACAGGACTCAGTCCCCACACCTTACCCCCAGAGAAGACAGGACTCAGTCCCCACACCTTACCCTAGAGAAGACAGGACTCAGTCCCCACCACACCTTACCCCCAGAGAAGACAGGACTCAGTCCCCACACCTTACCCCAGAGAAGACAGGACTCAGTCCCCACACCTTACCCCAGAGAAGACAGGACTCAGTCCCCACACCGTACCCTAGAGAAGACAGGACTCAGTCCCCACACCGTACCCCAGAGAAGACAGGACTCAGTCCCCACACCTTACCCCAGAGAAGACAGGACTCAGTCCCCACACCTTACCCTAGAGAAGACAGGACTCAGTCCCCACACCTTACCCCAGAGAAGACAGGACTCAGTC
This portion of the Salvelinus fontinalis isolate EN_2023a chromosome 27, ASM2944872v1, whole genome shotgun sequence genome encodes:
- the LOC129825672 gene encoding uncharacterized protein LOC129825672, which produces MRPTPRPYGLRPTPRPYGLRPTPRPYGMRPTPRPYGLRPTPRPYGMRPTPRPYGLRSTPRPYGLRSTPRPYGLRSTPRPYGMRPTPRPYGLRSTPRPYGLRSTPRPYGLRSTPRPYGLRSTPRPYGMRPTPRPYGLRPTPRPYGLRPTPRPYGLRPTPRPYGLRPTPRPYGMRPTPRPYGLRSTPRPYGLRSTPRPFGMRPTPRPYGLRPTPRPYGLRQTPRPYGL